CTTTGCcaaagggacagagggagagcgtAGAAGCCCACACTTGTACTCCACTTGCAAAGAAAGACATCCATGGAGGGACTAGTCCACTGCTCCTCACAAATGTTTTCTAGTCACGTCTTGTGTTGTGGAGTGAAGGAAATGAATACAGCATCATAGTTTCTCTACCATTTCTCTTTTTGAAAAGAGTTGCAAGGTTTTCCTCTGTATAAATACTGTGTAACACTTTGGATAAGGGTTTTGGGCTCTTCTGTTATTGCAGGGACAGTGCAAGTGTGCAAGTGCAGTAGCTAAATCAGTGTAGCTGCTGGAGCTTTATATAAAGTATACTATTATTTGGCAGTCGTACACAGTGTAACTTTTTGGGCAACTCTGACAGACAAAGCTGAAATGAAGATATTGCTGTTATTCGTTTGTATTTAATGTAGACATGTAAAACCTTGGAGGACAGAATTGACAGCATGCCACGTGGAATAAAGCAGCTGGTCAAATACAACAGTTTCTAATAAAATGCCTTCATCCTTGGGGATATGGAAACAAAAAAGCTTGATTTTGTTCCTAATTTTAACCTAGTAAGTGTCAGACAGGGACCGCTCAATTCCTAAGTCCTGTATTCGCCTTTTTGTGCAAGTGCAGCACCACTGCTAAACAGCCAGTGTTGAAAACCTGGTGGTCGGCCGGCTGAGACTTACCAGGTTCATTTCTGTACATTGCGCTTGAGCAGTAGGGCATGTATCCGTGTTCTACATCCCCAAATAGGAAGGCATTTTGTATTAAACCCTCTTTTGACCAGCTGCTTTTTGCCGCATGGGATGCTGTCAAGATTTCCTTCAAGGTTTTGCATTGTCTGCAttcaagatgcaagtaaatgcaaatgaataacAACAACATATTGAGGCTTGTCGGTTGATTGGGCGACAGTGCTCAAGGTCTTGCCTCAGCATTGTTGCTTTAATCACAGAGGAACATCTCGTTGCCAAGAAACATTTGAATAGATATCTTGACCCTGTgcctcactttctggcccgtttGCCATGGACCATTTCAACTGCGCAAAACAAAATTTCCTACTTGCAAAATGTATTGTAGTTGGGTGCTTTACATTGATTATTACATAAAGTATACAAGCCAAGCCAATGTTACTGTACTAGTCATGTGTATGAAGGGGTGAATCTGTACTGGTGTGTTTTTTAGTGTACTAGCTACAGTAGGACTCTAGGTCTGAACTGAAGAGTGTGGATCCAGTGTTGGATATTTGTCATAAACACCAAGACAAACCAGATGCTATAATGAGCAAGTTATATGCCTTTCATTTCCCTGTGTCAGAATGTGTGGCACATGCTTCGTGGATAtttctgtaaccatagtaatcCTCTTTGTATTTTAGgcactgtgtgtatatatgtgtgtgtgtgtgtgtgtgtgtgtgtgtgtgtgtacgtctgtaTGGAGGCTATTCTTATGTTCGAGTGTAGAATAGCACACCAACTCAGTTCACCAGCTGCACCAATAGCCTGTGGAATTCTCATTATATACTGTAGGAAacctgtgcctctctctctctctctctcgcagatacacactcacacacaccctgtctatatcactctctctctcacacacacacacactacacaaacacacacctgccctGTTAATCTTGTTgtgctttcattttgtttttaaataaagatCTAAGGAGGGATATCAAAGGCTCCATCTGTTGTCAAAATGCTATTCTCCTGCCGTGAGAATTGTTACCCTCGCCTCGTCACCTGCCCGCCCTGCtattaataacacacacacacacacacacatgcacacacactggcactgGTCACTGGACACACTACTGTACGGGCTTCCctgacatttgtgtgtgtgtgtgtgtgtgtgtgtgtgtgcgtgtgcttttACTCTGTGAACCATTTGAAGGTTGAACATCAGCACTCGTTCTCAGCAACTAAATAGTGGCAATAGTGCTGACAACTTCAATATTATAGACTTCCCTTCCCGAATTgccttcatttatttgtttgtatcCTCAACACTTTGTCTAGTTTTTCGTCTTACACTTTGACCTTGCATGCGACTGTAGAGTTGAGAAGATGGGCTGTCCTCTCAAACACcgggtacagacacacacacacgagcaggAGCCATTTTTGACTGATGTGTTTATATCTGGAGTGGCGGCAGGCAGGAGGGCAGGTTGGAGCCACGTTCCCTGGCTCTCAACTCTCAACCTGGATCTGATTTAtggcctgtttgtgtttgtgctcacTGGCAACCCTGACCAGCGTGAGGGAGAGACAGTCAACAGGATAGAATGACCTGAGAGACAGCAGGGAGGGGGTGCTAGCAAGtggaaagtagagagagagaggaggcgacagagggagggagggtgagagtgGTATCTGCCGGTCTTGCTACCGGGTAGAACGGTAGAAAATGTAagtagctgagagagaaaggcaatcaGGGCCATACAGAATGGAGCAAGCAAGAAAAAGTCAGAAAACATAGAAAATCATTCAACTGATTGCAGCAAGACGTCAGTAGAATACTTCACTGCATGGTTATGAAACAGAGTTATTACCTGATGAGCAGCCTCTGGGCTTTGAGTGTGAGGGCCCAGCCTGggctgcatttacatttttatttcaggcatttagcttatgctcttatccagagaacCTTACAGAAAGTGCTGCATTGGAATAaggttaaaggggcaataagtaaggtttttactgcctcatagcacaaaatgaccataacataTCTGTGGGGGTGTGATAGGGTTTTTGATTAATACCAGTGACTACTTCGCAAAAGATCCCCATTTGTTGGAATTTCAAGACCACCAAGCTCACCTCAAACTCAATCTCAGCGAGACTTAGCTGCTCTTTTTCCGTGGAAAATTTTGCCATCTACAAGACCTATCCATCACTGTTGACAGGACCGCAGGGACTCCTGCCAAGAACACTGGTGCGACTCTAGACAACTGTCGTGAGTCCTGCACAACTCGATCCTGCAGGTTTTGGAGCATTGCTTTCCTCATGAAGATATTGCTGTTATTCGTTTGTATTTAATGTAGACATGTAAAACCTTGGAGGACAGCATTGACAGCATGCCATGTGGAATAAAACAGCTGGTCAAATACAACAGTTTCTAATAAAATGCCTTCATCCTTGGGGATATGGAAACAAAAAAGCTTGATTTTGTTCCTAATTTGAACCTAGTAAGTGTCAGACAGGGACCGCTCAATTCCTAAGTCCTGTATTCGCTTTTTGTGCAAGTGCAGCACCACTGCTAAACAGCCAGTGTTGAAAACCTGGTGGTCGGCCGGCTGAGACTTACCAGGTTCATTTCTGTACATTGCCTTACTCAAGCTTTACTCAAGCTTTAGTCCTCTCCCACCTGAACCGCTCCAACTTTCTCTTTGCTGGCCTGAAGCACTCCCCTCAGACCCTACAGCTCATCCAGGACGCTTCAGCCGGCCTCGCCTTCTGCCTCTCCGGCTTCCCACATGTCATTCCCCCTCCTACATTGCCTTCACTGGCTGCCTGTGGCTTCTCATATCAAATTCAAAACCCTGGTGCTGGCATACAAGGCTACACAGGGAtttccccactcctctccctcctgactcCCCAATGGTGGAATGACCTTCCCAATCATCACCACAGCAGAGTCACTGCCCATCTTCTTCACAGGCTGAAATGTCATCAAAAAGTCATTctttcttctatctctctcctttattTCTCTTACATGACCATTCCATTGTCAAAGAAATagcgctgtggctctgacctactcactattggttgcttgtaatttgaAGATGTATGAATAGCTTTTTCTACTGTAAGTCAATGTAGACAAGAGCgttagctaaatgcctaaaatataattataaaCGAAATTCCAGATCCCATCTCAGTTGTCCTTATCAATTTGTTCCGCCCAACAATTTTCATTAATTATTTCATTGTGGAAAATCGTTTTTTGGGATATTTTCCAGAAAAAGAAGAGTATAATTTCTTTAACTTCCTTTGAAGACAGATTTTCCCCATAAAACTAATGGGCAGTAGGTCAAATAGGAACAGACAGGTCAGATAGCAAAGTAGCTCCATAACCTAGTTCTGGTGATTTTTTTGCTGATTCCAATTCCTCAATTTTTTAAAATAGAATCAGAATTGGAATTGGTGTTTGATAACCAGTCAGGGCTGGAATGAGCGGCTGGAGTTCCACCAGTGTTTCCAATACCCTGCATACCAGACACTAGGCAGCACACTGGGATTGCCTCCCACTTCAccaaaggacagagagaggggggtgtgCAGTATGTAGAGAGGGATGAGCAAGGTAGAGACAATTTGAGGGAACAAGAACGGAAATATGCCTCGTACATTGTCATTGCATTGGCCAAGTCCAAACTCCTGTAATTAACAGGAAGTACAGATGGACATTATCCAACATACAGCTACAGCAATAAAAGACACAGGAGATTGTTGCTGATGGGGGAATAGTGGAGTCCCTTTGATAGGCAGTCCTGCGGTTGAGGGACTAAAGGTGTTAACTGCCTTCTGACCATTCTGTACTGAGGGATATTGAATCTGTGGTcaggagggaaagagatagaaggaaagagagatggagtgaaggGGAAATAGATGACCGCCAGAGGATGAAGGAAGCATTAAAGTTGAAAATGGCAAGAGTATGGAGGAGACACTGACTCACCTGATGCCATCCGCTGCTGTGATCTCACACTGAACAATTTCCTGTTAGTCGCTTCAACTCCAGTTCCCCCctcctcaccaccaccaccaccattccCTCTTCTCCCATGGGAAAAGTCATCACACACCCCTcaccccacctccacccacttgtccccccctcccaccaAAAATATCCCCATTGTCATAACCCGTAGCCCATTGCCATTCCTttcccccatcccaccccccctccacttcctcttccacccacccacccaccattCCCCGCAGCCCTAACCTCAGATTGGTGAGCACCAACAGGTGCCTGCCCCACAGGCTTCCCAGTACAAACACATTCCGCCCTCTCGTCACTCCCAGCACGCACACCCAATCAGGCCATGGTTTCACCCGTGGAGCCATGGCCACAAAGAGacgaagaggggaaagagggagggaaaggagagagagtgtgggagaAATCACCACGGCCTTTAGCTGAACGGTGGGCGCTGGTAGAGCTGCCAGCTAGCTGCGATCCACTGGAGCCGTGCATGTATCtgctggacctggacctggaaaGGTACGTACGTGAGCTTTTGGAGACGCTCACCCATCAAGGTTCCTGGTGAGGGGGCGGCAGTGGGAGTCACGGTGCCTGGGTGTGGTGGATGGTAAAGGCCATTGGTTGGCCAGAGAAAAGGGCGAAGAAGGTGTCATGGCGGTCTTTGGCGGACAAACGAAGATGAAGACGATGGCGATGATGATGAACATCAAAGTGAGGATGAACACCCTTCTTATCGTTGTATGCAGCTGCCTGTGTTTCACTTTCACTGGTAAGGCTAGTGTGAGGCATGCTGTGTTTTGgttgcatttgtgtgttgtgGATGACTCAAAGAACTCATGATGGATTTTTTAACCTGTGTCATTCAAATGAAAGACATAGATGTTTGCATTTGATAGCTGAAATATACTGAAaaagggggagggaaagagaagcaAGAGTGCTTGACTGCCTTTGACTTTGACCCTCTGACCCCACAATGGGGTTGGAAAACAAATAGTTGCCCTGCGCTTGTTGGTGACCTCTGGAGGGTGTTGTGGTGGAGCGTCcccatccctctgtctgtcctacCGCTACTACCTATTTCCTAAAGAGTATCCTGTCTTCACCTTCATTTGAAGACTTGTCCCTACAGAACTAAGGGAGCagccagacagaaacagatgacATACACATAAAGTTCATATATGGATCCATCACTCCCGATTGGAATGCAAAACCAAGGTGCAGCGTTTTTGAAAAAAGCGGGTGGATAAtctgtaaacacagaaacatggatTTCGATAAGCTCCTTGCCCGTTGCCATTCTCAttcacagacaaaagaaaagaaaacgcTCTAGGTTGTGGGTGCATATACAACTCTGGGAAGCTGAGTACGAGTGAAAATAGTTGCTTGTCAGTTTAGAAAATTGAGAGAGAACAGGTGAGCTCCCCCTTCGCCATCTCTGATAGTCTAGTCAACAGGTCGAGGAAAAGTTCAAATGGTTTCAACTTTTGACCAACGCTATGTAAAAAGATGGAAAATTCCAGTTtcaaaattggaaaaaaactATTGGAATTGTTTTTTGATAATTAGTCCTTGTCTGAGCTGGACTAAACGACTTTGACTTTGACCCTCTGACCCCACGATGGGGTTGGAAAGCAAATAACTGACCTGTACTAGTTGGTGACCTTTGGAGGGTGTACAAATGGGGAGTGTCTCGGTCCCTCTGTCAGTCCTACTACCTGTGTGATTTTACTACAGTATTTCCTCAAAGAAGATGTGGGCCAACAGaaatagaacagaaaagagagaccGAAAGTGAgtaggagaaacagagagggataTCCCCACTCTAAGGATTTATTGTCCCTATATCCTTTCTATTCctcttgaaaaaaacaaaagacccCAGACTCTCCTGCTCTGGAACATATAATGAATCATATTAACGCTTCATTGTTTGATAATCAGAGTCTATTTTCGGCCCTGGTAGAGCTGGTATCCGAGACATCCCTTTGATCCCATTCCCCTGTTGCATATCGATTACGTTAGCTCAGTCACCTTTGCTACCCATCGTACACCACCGGCACCAGCACCTGCCCCGGGGACCGCTTCCTTTGCATGTCCtttctgtcctctgtctctggaagtcttttttgcatgtttttttttttacatatatggAATGAAAGTCAACATTTTTGGAGACACCTGTCATCACTGGAGACGTGCACAGTGTTCTATTGTGCTAACAGTTAAATGGTTAaaatctttgttgttgtttggtaatggagaaaatgtaatttctgtTCTTGCGATTGCATTGGAAGGCAAACAAATGAATACTAAATCTTTTTCAACAAATGACAGTTCCTCTAATGATTTCTCCAGCTCTGACACGTGTCTCCAATATTTGTTCACAGTTCAAAAAGGAATAGTACCTATCCCATTTGCTGGACGCTTTTAGGTTCTCAATCAGTACCACAACTGCctatatttttagcatgggggggtcccagtgggaatcgaacccctaaaCACTGCAGGCTTGACTCATTGATCTACAGAGGAATAGACTCTGGTCAGGATATCACTGGCTTAAGGCTGCAAAGTGACACATGTTCTTTTGTGGCATGTTGCTTTATATGATTCTGACAGCTTTGGTCTTTTCCACTAACTCTTGATTTGCTCTTGTTCTCTCACTTTGATTTCCACCATTGACTCTGCTTCTTGTTTTGCCTTTattctcttgtttcctctccctctctttctttgtgttttattccaaaatgctatatatccatttgggACTAAACATTACCTTGTTGTCAGTGCTCAAACTATCCAATTTTTGATAATTACATCCACTATAGTGTGACATTTTCTAAGCAAATACTTTAAGATAAACATATGATTCAATCAAATATGCTGGCTTTATTTTCAAGCCTTGTGTCTTTCTCCTGTTCTTCGCTGCCATTATTTGATCAGATGACTGTGTTGGATTCATCAGGtttcctttttccccccaatattttttctctttccgtccatccatccatccatccatctatcatccatccaggagcatcagagacagagaggaggctcCATCAGAAGCTATTCGAGAACTACAACCTGAAGGTCCGACCAGCTCGCTCgtgggaggagagggtgatGGTCCGAGTGGGGATGACCCTCTCCCAGCTTGTCAGCTTggtacttacacacacacaaacacacacacacacacacacacacacacacacacacacacacacacacacacactaataccagaggatgcacacaagcacataacttccatatgcatatacagtacatatacttCCATAAGCATATATCCACATTCAGAATGCTTTGTACACATGAAAGGTATTTTATgaaactatacacacacacatacacacatacaaagacagcagccacatgcatatgcacacacacacacacatactgtacatacactcatacatgcacacacacatacactcatgaATTCCACACACTTGGAATCCTTTGAACACATCAGGGTAATTTATGAAGCTATCTTATGAAAGTGCAGTCCTATCCTCCTGTActccacatctcacacacacacacacacacacacacacacacacactctcccctaGTAGCGTTGTTGGCAGTTAGCCGGCGGCTGCTAAGTTCAGCAGCATTGCACGGTCGTCCAATCATGCATACCCAATTAGTTTCTATGGAGCGGGATTGAAAGTAGCAGCGCTGTCATGCACAAGACACAGTACCATTcctaatgtctctctctctttctctctctctctccctctctctctctccgctacAGAACGAGAAGAAGAGCGAGATGACAACCAACGTGTTCATGAATCTGGTAGACGAATGAAAAcattcatcttcatcaccaagcgccgctctcctcccctgactcctctcctctcctctcctctcctctcctctcctctcctctctctctctctctctctctctctctctctctctctctctctctcttccactgctctctcgctctgtccTCAAATGGACTTGTCACTTTTTATAACCACAAATTATTTCTTGCtgtatctctcgctctctttcgtCTTCGCTCGGCCCCGTTCCTCGCCTTCGCTAATTAGAATTCTGAACGGCCTGAGTGTTTgtgacagtggtgtgtgtgtgtgtgtgtgtgtgtgtgtgtgtgcatgtgtgtgtgatagtggtGTGTAGATCACTGGGATTTTAATGACTTATCAAAGACAGGAGAAACAAGGTTGTAAATGACAGAGACATCAGAGCACCATGGTAATGATttcacctcctgtctgtctttctttctttctttcttgcttgttttctttcttgcttgcttgctttctttatATTTcccttattttctttcttttctctttctgtatattttccttccttctttccctccttccttccttcctactccccccctcccttccttccttccttcccctcttccttcctccctccctccctcccttccttccttccttccttctttccttcctagGCATGGACAGACTACAGGTTGTCGTGGAACCCAGAGGAATATGACAATATTAATGTTTTGAGGATTCCTCCCAACAAAGTGTGGCGTCCCGACATCTACCTCATCAACAAGTGAGCTTCCTATCCTTCAGTCACACAGTGCTTCATGCCTTCAGCCATCCATCATCCATAATACCATCCACACCATCCATCATACCTTAAAGTGGATTCACCAATCTGATAGTTCCTATGAAGCCAAAAAGAACGACATGTTTCACATATACTTCAAAATATGTTTagagatatgtttcaaaatatacaaaaacaaaaatatatttctacatATGGATGACATTCACTAAAGATAAAAATGTTGtactcagacaccactggtctgattggCCTGATAGGGACACTATAACTGAAGGTCAaattttcaaactttgaaaggccataactgctacaccactggtCCCATTCTGATTAAACTTGGAGGGGTGAAGCATCTTGTAACTGATTGGCCCAAACGTTGCCTGCATCATATGGttccaaatatatttttaaatggcCAAAATGTATGTGAAAATATTTACAGATATATGTTGCTTGCGTTGCctctgatggctgaaagataatTTGGACAGTCATTTTTCCATATTATAATATTAAGCATCCAGAATTattaaaaaatgtcaatttttctTCCAGTTGTCTCAGGAAATACAATTGGATGGTTCGTAAGATTGCATTTTCTTTGATTATGAGAAGTCATGGCTCAAAACTCAAtgtatagaaaaaaacaaaacaaatttgtGCCCACTTTTGTAGAATAACAAACCAAAAGTCAAGGCCACTAGAGTTCCCCTTTAACAAAGACATTAATAAGACCCTGATACATCACTGCATGCCTGCTTTCTGTcatcatttgatttcatttgtttatcCATCTGCCAAAATGATCATGGGTCTCACTCCCTTCTGggatttttttaacaaatctgaagttttatttcaaaatgagatatcaactATTTACTGCTAGTATGAAAGTGAAACTTGTGAAAGACATTTATTGGCTAAATGATGGGATTCATCTCTGAAACttgacttcctctctctctctctacacagtAATGACGGCCAGTTTGACGTGGCTCTGTATGTCAACGTCTTGGTTTACAGTGATGGGACGGTCAACTGGCTTCCCCCAGCCATCTACCGCAGCAGCTGCGTTTTAGAGGTGCAGTCTGGAGCCAACACACCACACCGCTACTGTCTGATGAAAAGCTTGTatctccagaaaaaaaaaagacgtatTTCTAAATATCATCGAGAAGTGATTTAGCAACTCGTACTCATGGTTGAAGCTGAAGTGAGGCCCGAACTTCTCCATTCCCACAGGTGGCGTACTTCCCATTTGACTGGCAGAATTGCAGCATGGTGTTCCGCTCCTACACCTACGATGCATCTGAGGTGGAGCTGCAGTATTTCCTGGATGACGAAGGCCAAGAGATCCAGGAGATTGTCATAGATGACAATGCTTTTACTGGTTGGTGCCTTGAGTAACACCATCCACTTCCTATAGGCTTTAGTTGGTTTGTCCATATTTGAATCTGTCTCTATAGGTGGCTTCTCTCATAGATGTACAATCAGCTGCTTTGTATAAAATCCCAGTTGCTTATTCTTCTCTTCAGAATTCATTCTTATTTAAAGGattgatttctgttttttctaccTCAAAAGACCCTATGGAGGAGAGCGCTCATTCTTCTCCTTCACTTCTAATGTCACCTTTCCTTCAGGTCTCGATGCTCCATTTCATTGTTCTTTCCCATCGCCTTGTGCTTCTCCACAGAGAACGGGGAGTGGGCCATCTGTCACAAACCCAGCAGGAAGAACGTCAAGGAGGACCTGTATGAGGACATCACCTTTTACCTCATCATAGAGAGGAAGCCGCTTTTctacatcatcaacatcatcgtGCCCTGCATCCTCACCAGCGTGCTGGCCATATTTGTCTTCTATCTGCCTCCCGGAGCAGGTCAGGACATCTCACATGTTGTGGCATCATGACTAGAACACTTTGGGAATGTTAAGTCATTTGGGGGTAAAGCAATCCTTATCCCATGATTGGTTGTGTCATGTCATGACATTGGACAATGGCTGTGTCCaacaatttttaaaaataaagccTATTTGCCCAGTTATGTGTTTCACAAAGTGCGCTGTCAGATGAAATCATGCCTTGTCAGCACCAAACAGCAGCCAGCAAATTTCTGCTACGCTATCGTAATTCACTCTCTAAACTGTCCCTGTTGTCTCCAGGAGAAAAGATgaccctctccatctctgtcctcaTCGCTCTGACCGTCTTCATGCTCCTGCTGGCCGACAAGGTCCCTGAAACCTCCCTCGGCATCCCTATCATCGTCAACTACGTCATGTTCACCATGATCCTGGTCACCTTCTCTGTCATCCTGAGC
This region of Centroberyx gerrardi isolate f3 chromosome 23, fCenGer3.hap1.cur.20231027, whole genome shotgun sequence genomic DNA includes:
- the chrnb1l gene encoding cholinergic receptor, nicotinic, beta 1 (muscle) like, encoding MAMMMNIKVRMNTLLIVVCSCLCFTFTGASETERRLHQKLFENYNLKVRPARSWEERVMVRVGMTLSQLVSLNEKKSEMTTNVFMNLAWTDYRLSWNPEEYDNINVLRIPPNKVWRPDIYLINNNDGQFDVALYVNVLVYSDGTVNWLPPAIYRSSCVLEVAYFPFDWQNCSMVFRSYTYDASEVELQYFLDDEGQEIQEIVIDDNAFTENGEWAICHKPSRKNVKEDLYEDITFYLIIERKPLFYIINIIVPCILTSVLAIFVFYLPPGAGEKMTLSISVLIALTVFMLLLADKVPETSLGIPIIVNYVMFTMILVTFSVILSVVVLNLHHRTPSTHIMPAWVRKVFIHFLPKYIGMERPNPEEPLVEEEPSDDTPLQSIDGWRPGGEYFFRKINPDLVLPWKGRSESTVQLQRHLDTDSYCLILPPNLKSAIAAVTYMAEQLKKQDTDDTMTGDWQFIALVVDRLFLWLFVIITTLGTLAMFLDASFNYTPDNPFP